In Brachybacterium saurashtrense, the genomic stretch AGTACAAGACCTCCAGCCACGACATCGTCACCGAGCACGACCGCGCCAGCGAGGAGATCATCGTCGCCGCGCTCACGCGCCTGCTGCCCAGGGCCCGCATCGTCGGCGAGGAGGGCGGGGTGCGCCCCGCCGGGCAGGCCGCCGGCGAAGCGGGGGCGTCGGCGGCGGAGGGCGCCGAGGTCGGGCAGGACACCGCCCCGGGCGCGCCGGTGGTGAGCTTCTACGTGGATCCCATCGACGGCACCAGCAACTTCGCCGCCGGGCTGCCGCTGTTCTGCATCTCCATCGGCGTGGCCGTGGGCGATGAGCTGGTGGCCGGCGTGATCGACGCGCCGATCCTGGGGCAGGTGTTCGCCGCGGCCGACGGCGACGCCACCCTCAACGGCCGGGTGCTCGCCCCGCGCCCCACCCGGCCCGCGCCGGACGCCCTGGTGCTCTCCGGCTTCCCGGGCCAGCGCACCGGCTCCCAGCACCCGGAGTACGCGGCGCGCGGGGCGCGCCGCCTCGAGGACTCCGTCTCCGCGGTGCGGCACCTCGGCTCCGCCGCGCTGGAGCTCGCCTACGTCGCGGCCGGCTGGGCGGACGCCACCGCCCTCACCGCCATCAACTCCTGGGACGTGGCGGCCGGTTTCCATATCCTGCGCCGCGCAGGCGGGTCGCTGCGCACCTGGCCGGGCGCCGACGGCCTCGAGCGCCCGGACCACCTGCAGCCCGCCTACGTGGCGTGCACCGGGCAGGAGCGCCTCGAGGTGCTCGACGCGCTGCAGCAGGAGCTGCAGGAGCTGCGCAGCGCGACGCGCTGAGACGGGCGAGCCGCCCGCCGCGGCGGCGGGCGTCGCAGCGTCTGCTGCTGCGGCGGGCGCTGTGACCTTCGTCAAGGCGCCTGTCTCGATGCGACAGCACCGCTGCGCCGGTGCTAACCTGACGAGGTCGCCGAGCGACATGGGGCTATGGCGCAGTTGGTAGCGCGTCTCGTTCGCAATGAGAAGGTCGGGGGTTCGAATCCCCCTAGCTCCACGTAAGTTGAGAAAATCGCAACCTGCCCCGTCTGATGACGGGGCAGGTTCGTTTTTGCGTAGACGTCGCTGGTCACGACGGTGCCCGCGTGGGCGAGGACGCTGGCGACGGGCTCGTCGGGCGTGTAGCTGACGTGCTCGTCTTCGTCGATGATGATCTTGGTGAACAGTGCCCGGTTGAGCATGCGGCGTTCAGCGGGCTCGGCCTTGGCGTAGAGATCCCCGAGGTCGGTGAGGATGTCGGCGATCTGATCGAGCCCGGCGCGCGCGGCGGCGTAGGTGTCGGTGAGGCTGTCGAGCCGGTTATTGATCGCGTCGAGGCTGATGCGGATCCGGTCTTGCTCGCTCTTGAGGAGGTCGAGGGGGATCGCGTCGGCGTAGTGGGCCTGGACGATCTTGAGGCGCTCGGCTTCGACCTTGTCCCGCTGCGTTTCGAGGAGCTTGCGTTCGTCGTCGCTGGAGGATTCGAGCTCGTCGAACACCTGGTTCAACACGCTGCGCACCTGGTCGGCTTCTTCGGCGGTGAGGGCGCTGGTGTTGTAGGTAGATTCGATCTGCCGCTCGATGCGGTCGGCGAGGATCGCAGACCGAGTGCAGGCTGTGCGCTTACGGCGCCGTCCGGCGCAGGTGAAGTACTCGTACCGGTCGCCTTGCTTGTCGCGGGGTCGTTCGATCATGAGCTTGGCGCCGCAGGAGCAGTACAGGCTGCCCTTGAGGTAGTGGTCGTACTTCTGAGGCCGTTAACCTTTGGCGTTCGTCGCGTCGAGCTCGGTCTGCACCCGCAGCCAGGTCTCGGAGTCGACGAGTGGTTCGTGGGCGCCGTCGTAGGTGACACCGCGGAACGTGACCGTGCCCTGGTAGTAGGGGTTGGTGAGGATCTTGTGCAACCCGGTCGTCGTGACGGGCTTGGATGGCTGCGACGGCGTCGGTCGGGTCGTCAGCCCGCGGGTCTCGAGCTCGCGGGCGAGGGAGGACAGGGACCAGGCGCCGGTGGCGTAGGCGGTGAACGCGAACCGCACCAGGTCCGCCCGCTCAGGGTCGACTTTGATGTCGCGGACCTCGCGGCCTTTCGCATCGGCGGTGCGGACGTTGAGGTATCCGATCGGGGCCTTGGTGGGGGTGCCGCCGATGGTGGCCTTCTGGGTCATGCACTTGACGACTTCTTGGGCGAGGTTGAGGGAGTAGAACTCGGCCATCGAGGCGAGGATGCCGTGCATCAGCATCCCCGATGGGGTCTCGTCGATGTTCTCTGCGACCGAGACGAGCTGGATGTTCGCGCCGCGGAGGGTGGCGTGGATGATCGCGTCATCGAGACGGTTCCGGGCGAGCCGGTCGACCTTGTTGATGATGCAGGACCGGACCGGGTTTGCCGCGACGTACTCCAGCATCTCCTGCAGCGCGCGGCGGCGAGCGGTCTTCGCGGATTCGCCGGGTTCGATAAACTCCTTGACGATGACGGCGCCGAGCTGTTCGGCCTTCCGGGCCGCGGCTTCACGCTGAGCGGGGATGGACAGGCCTTCTTCTTGTCCGAACCGGGTGGCCTGGTCCTTGGTGGAGACCCGCAGGTAGGAGACCGCCGGCACCAGCCCGTCCGCCGCCTCGGCGGGAGCCGTGATGCTGTGGTTGCTGCCTGTGGCGAGGGATCGCAGTGTGGCGAGGTCGATCCCGTCGGGGAGGTCGAGGAGCGTCATGACGTGACCGCCTTTCGAAGGGCCCAACCCGTGGTTGGGCGGCTCGAGGCGCCGGGATGGCGGTCACGTCAGGAAGCGAAAGGAACACCCCGCGAGGGGTTTAGAAGTCGGGTGCCAGCGACGCCGATGTTTCGTCGTGGAACACGACTGATTCTATCGACGTGCCGTGAGCAGGTCACGGAGGTAGGCGCCGGCCTCGCCGGTCGGGGTGGTGTCGTTGGCGGAGCGGATGGCGATGCGGATGAGGACCTCGGCGATCTTCTCCGCGTCGATCTGCTCGCGGCGCTCGTAGCGGACACGGACCGGCCGGTCAGCTGCCGGCCGATCCGTCTTCCGCTGGTAGGTCCGTGCCACCGGGATCACCGCTCCTGCAGGCGCCGGTGATCCCGGAGCTCGCCGGTGGCTTCATCGAGGGTGGCGTAGAACGCGTCCTCGGCTTCCTGGCGTTGGCGGACCTGGTTGCGGACGAAGTCGACGAACTCCGCATCCCGGTCCGAGATGACCACGTCCTCCGCGGCGGGTGCAGGGTCTTCACCGGGCCAGGTGGTCTGCCGGGTGGGTCGGTCGCGGTCGAGCCGGGTGCCGGAGGCGGCGACCCAGTCCCGTAGCCGGGCGCGGGTGTCGGCGAAGTCGCGATGCCATCCGAGTGGGGCGGAGCCGTTCTGGTCGGGGTCGTAGGCGCACAGCCAGTGCAGGTGGAGTGCGGACAGTTCCCAGAGGAGCTCGGGGTGGTGGTGCCAGAACGGCGGGATCACCGAGGCGGGGAGGCCGTAGGTGTGGCGGAGCCAGTCGACCCACCGGTTCAGCTCCAGCCATTCTTGCTCCAGATCGTGCGCTGAGAGCAGGTTCCAGTTCACCGGATGCGGCGGCTCCCCAGGCACATCGTCCTGCGACGGGCCGAGGTCGTCTCCATCGAACTCGTCGTAGTCGTCGAGGTCGGCCTCGTCTGGATCGATGTCATCGGGCTCACCGGGCACGGGTGTCTGCTCGTTCATGATCGTCGCCCTTCGCTTACTGTCCGAGGACCGGCGCGGCTGCGGTCTGTCGCGCTTGCTGGGGCTGTTGGGGTGGATCGAACGGCCGAACCTGTTCCCGGTTCTGCTCTCCGTTCTGTTCCCGGGCGGGGCTGTCGCGCTCGACGGTCTGCGCCTGGTGGCGGGGTGTGCGGTCGACGTCGTAGCGGGTGCGGGCGGTGTCGTGGCCGATCTTCTTGGCGACGAATTCCTCGCCTTCGATCTGCTGGCCCTCGCGTTCGTAGGAGTAGTCGTGGGTGTAGCCCTCGGCGACGAACTGGTCGCCCTTGGTGAACCGCTCGTAGGCGCGTTCCGCGGTCGCCCGATACAGGACGAGGTTCCCGAAGGAGGGCTCGAGCTTGGTGAACTCGCCGTTCTCCTCGCGCCGGTAGTTCTCCTGTCCGAAGCGGGCGTAGAACCGGGCCTCGCCACGCTCGGTGTAGGTCAGCTGCGGGTCGGTGGCGATGAATCCCGACAAGGACTGCTGGGTGCGAATTGTATCGCCCCGGGTCTGTTAGAGGCTCGCAAGTGCCGCGTCGGCGGTCGCCGGCACGGTCTGGTGGCGATGGTAGTTCTCCTCGAGCTCGACGGGCGGGATCATGCCGATCTCGCCGTGCAGGCGGCGGTGATTGAACCAGTCGATGTACTCCGCGGTCGCGATCTCGAGCTCGTCGATGTTCTTCCAGGGCCCGTGGTTGCGGACCAGCTCCGCCTTGAAGAGCGAGTTGAAGGCCTCGGCCAGGGCGTTGTCATAGGAGTCGCCGGTCGAACCGACCGAGGCCACTGCCCCAGCCTCGGCGAGGCGCTGGGTGTAGCGGACGGCGACGTACTGGACCCCCTTGTCGCTGTGGTGCGTGAGCCCGGAGACGTCCTGGCCTGCGTACTCACGGGTCCAGATCCCCATCTCCAGCGCGTCCAGGGCGAGGTCGGTCCGCAGGGACTGCGACAGCTGCCAGCCGACCACACGGCGGGAGAACACATCGATGACGAACGCGGCATACACCCAGCCCGCGAACGTGCGGCAATACGTGATGTCCGCGACCCACAGCTGATTCGGCCTCGTCGCAGTGAAGTCGCGTTCGACCAGGTCAGCGCGAGTGTCTGGGCCGTCGCCGGGGCGTGTGGTGCGTGGGCCTTTCTCTCGGCTGATGCCGCGCAGCCCGTCGGCTCTCATCAGTCGTTCCACGGTGCAGCGCGCGACCGCGATGCCTTCCCGGCGCAGCTGAGCGTGGAGCTTCTTCGCGCCGTAGACCCCGAAGTTCTTCGCGTGCACGCGCCGGATATAGACCAGCAGTTCCTTGTCCCGGATCGCTCGCTTCGAGGGCGGGCGGGTCTTGAACGCGTAGTAGGTGCTCGGCGCGATCTGGGTGCCCGCTGCGGTGAGCGTGCGGCAGATCGGCCAGGCGCCGAACTCG encodes the following:
- a CDS encoding single-stranded DNA-binding protein, with translation MSGFIATDPQLTYTERGEARFYARFGQENYRREENGEFTKLEPSFGNLVLYRATAERAYERFTKGDQFVAEGYTHDYSYEREGQQIEGEEFVAKKIGHDTARTRYDVDRTPRHQAQTVERDSPAREQNGEQNREQVRPFDPPQQPQQARQTAAAPVLGQ
- a CDS encoding recombinase family protein: MTLLDLPDGIDLATLRSLATGSNHSITAPAEAADGLVPAVSYLRVSTKDQATRFGQEEGLSIPAQREAAARKAEQLGAVIVKEFIEPGESAKTARRRALQEMLEYVAANPVRSCIINKVDRLARNRLDDAIIHATLRGANIQLVSVAENIDETPSGMLMHGILASMAEFYSLNLAQEVVKCMTQKATIGGTPTKAPIGYLNVRTADAKGREVRDIKVDPERADLVRFAFTAYATGAWSLSSLARELETRGLTTRPTPSQPSKPVTTTGLHKILTNPYYQGTVTFRGVTYDGAHEPLVDSETWLRVQTELDATNAKG
- a CDS encoding inositol monophosphatase family protein; this translates as MNTSAPRPTPDAPSHAAPAVPSPAELRDIALAAAHEAAEYLRGLDRDGMAREYKTSSHDIVTEHDRASEEIIVAALTRLLPRARIVGEEGGVRPAGQAAGEAGASAAEGAEVGQDTAPGAPVVSFYVDPIDGTSNFAAGLPLFCISIGVAVGDELVAGVIDAPILGQVFAAADGDATLNGRVLAPRPTRPAPDALVLSGFPGQRTGSQHPEYAARGARRLEDSVSAVRHLGSAALELAYVAAGWADATALTAINSWDVAAGFHILRRAGGSLRTWPGADGLERPDHLQPAYVACTGQERLEVLDALQQELQELRSATR